A genomic region of Glycine max cultivar Williams 82 chromosome 15, Glycine_max_v4.0, whole genome shotgun sequence contains the following coding sequences:
- the LOC100306669 gene encoding protein DEHYDRATION-INDUCED 19-like, which yields MDSDSWISTRLSSSSRRHHYRSDLYAEESEGNDDFRAEFLCPFCAEDYDVVSLCCHIDDHHPIQAKNGVCPICGKKVGVDLVGHFTTQHGNFLRVQRKRRVRKGGSASTISILRKELQEGALQSLLGGSSYLASSNSEPDPLLSSFMFNPVVADESVSATPPSTEDALVKESSKDDFLKRKPQQLQLSEEDQVEKARRFEFVQGLLMSTILDDKL from the exons ATGGACTCCGATTCCTGGATTTCCACGCGCCTCTCTTCCTCTTCACGCCGCCACCATTATCGATCTG ATCTGTACGCGGAGGAGAGTGAAGGGAACGATGATTTCAGGGCGGAGTTTCTATGCCCTTTCTGCGCCGAGGATTACGACGTCGTTTCCCTCTGTTGCCACATTGACGACCACCACCCTATCCAAGCCAAAAACGGG GTGTGTCCCATTTGTGGGAAGAAGGTGGGAGTGGATCTCGTTGGACATTTTACTACACAACATGGGAACTTCTTGAGG GTGCAGCGCAAAAGGAGGGTCAGGAAAGGAGGCTCTGCTTCAACAATTTCTATATTGAGAAAAGAGTTACAAGAAGGAGCCTTGCAGTCCCTTCTTGGAGGTTCTTCATACTTAGCTTCCTCAAATTCCGAGCCCGATCCTCTGTTATCATCATTTATGTTTAACCCAGTTGTAGCTGATGAGTCTGTGAGTGCAACACCTCCTTCCACTGAAGATGCTCTAGTAAAAGAAAGTTCAAAAGACGATTTCTTGAAAAG AAAACCTCAGCAGTTACAGCTATCAGAAGAGGATCAAGTAGAGAAGGCTCGGAGGTTTGAATTCGTGCAAGGGCTTCTGATGTCCACCATTCTTGATGATAAGTTATGA